One Solanum lycopersicum chromosome 2, SLM_r2.1 genomic region harbors:
- the LOC101254756 gene encoding stress-induced protein KIN2-like encodes MNNSQNISYQAGQAKGQAQEKGNQMMEQANNAAQSAKETMQEAGQQMKATAQGAADAVKNATGMNK; translated from the exons ATGAATAATTCTCAGAACATTAGTTACCAAGCTGGCCAGGCCAAGGGCCAAGCTCAG GAAAAGGGCAATCAAATGATGGAACAGGCTAACAATGCTGCACAATCTGCTAAGGAAACAATGCAGGAg GCGGGGCAACAAATGAAGGCTACGGCACAAGGAGCAGCAGATGCAGTTAAAAATGCTACTGGAATgaacaaatga
- the LOC101254448 gene encoding E3 ubiquitin-protein ligase CIP8, which yields MAEVSGIYRFHLPSTIYATVVDDDDEEYPHPFTFDFDSLSPPNHTLFIHSHDFNYSPNSEPEPGSLDSDSGSDHSGLLADPDSFVVDDDQMNFVTDLFVTPDGNVSEDSGFDDGNRVILEDVYGDFGSDYDGVLLPSDTNGVDTGDGIRVVGVVGSDSDSQEVELNVGEIDQANDFWSCLRIDDQRDVNDEFEWEEVNERGEDRDYLSSVIDGIEEISVSSDISSSEGGNSNSHSVDEPVRNLEWEVLLAINNIERSLELDGNDDGIAHVNETDHDALFGQFLESEGNLKGSPPAAKSVIENLPLVTLKDEENKIACAVCKDEILVVEKVTELPCSHYYHWECIIPWLNIRNTCPVCRHELPTDDTDYERRKIGRRPGAGAQLSSDFQVRYNFEIVP from the coding sequence ATGGCGGAAGTTTCTGGAATCTACCGTTTCCACCTCCCGTCTACCATCTATGCTACCGTCGTtgacgatgatgatgaagaGTATCCACATCCGTTTACTTTTGATTTCGACTCCCTTTCTCCTCCTAATCACACCCTTTTTATCCACTCTCATGATTTCAACTATAGCCCAAATTCGGAACCCGAACCCGGTTCCCTAGATTCAGATTCAGGTTCGGATCACTCGGGTTTGCTTGCGGATCCGGATTCctttgttgttgatgatgaccAAATGAATTTTGTTACTGATCTGTTTGTGACACCTGATGGAAACGTTTCAGAAGATTCGGGTTTTGATGATGGGAATAGGGTTATTCTGGAGGATGTGTATGGTGATTTTGGATCTGATTATGATGGGGTTCTTCTGCCCTCAGATACCAACGGGGTTGATACGGGTGATGGGATTCGGGTTGTGGGTGTTGTTGGGTCGGACTCTGATTCGCAAGAAGTGGAGCTGAATGTTGGGGAGATTGATCAGGCCAATGATTTTTGGAGTTGTCTTCGGATTGATGATCAGAGGGATGTGAATGATGAGTTTGAGTGGGAAGAAGTCAATGAAAGGGGTGAAGATAGAGACTATTTGAGTTCTGTAATTGATGGAATTGAAGAAATATCAGTTTCTTCAGATATTTCATCTTCTGAAGGAGGGAACTCAAATTCACATTCAGTTGATGAGCCTGTGAGGAATCTAGAGTGGGAAGTTCTTTTGGCCATTAATAATATCGAAAGAAGCCTCGAACTTGATGGAAATGATGATGGGATTGCTCATGTAAACGAAACTGATCACGATGCCTTGTTTGGGCAATTTCTGGAGAGTGAAGGGAATTTGAAGGGTAGTCCACCAGCAGCTAAATCTGTTATTGAAAATCTTCCATTGGTGACTTTGAAGGACGAAGAGAACAAGATAGCCTGTGCTGTTTGTAAAGATGAGATTTTGGTTGTCGAGAAGGTGACTGAGCTTCCTTGTTCCCATTATTACCATTGGGAATGTATTATACCATGGCTAAACATACGTAATACATGCCCTGTTTGTCGTCATGAGTTACCCACGGATGATACTGATTATGAAAGGAGAAAAATTGGAAGGCGTCCCGGTGCAGGAGCTCAACTCAGTAGTGACTTTCAGGTTAGATACAATTTTGAAATTGTCCCCTGA
- the LOC101254160 gene encoding WPP domain-interacting tail-anchored protein 1, whose product MNADTANGATTSTEGVNTNEVEVESNTVDSLEVLSSSGGNVMHEVGRIGEILTRLELDLACISEKLVNLDLFVMHVETRESDFEAFASEKEGTSNDIVEKAIEFDLLSGVLDSEVTELSGLLSSVATEIDNVRKVISSRGYADEAFILIEEKLYDSEKSLKQLQDHLLELRAQCTNFHGIMLTSQGDRDWQDGEAADYFNSDALLTPKTKIKMQTVEQQRHILRMLEKSLARELDLEKKLTESRQVEEELEVRLQQEAFCMEEEIEDASQRLFEGENAAEVLLGISKSLLGRLQMTHFNLNGTVQKESYLQSKLQEMEEHLKAKDNLLGKSESTSKELGDKVKSLEKRLEDSEFQLSNTTSARNSQEIESKILEMEDIINTLKEKNSEAERRIDTAETECKILKEANVELDKELNFLKSSSSITSERIIVLEKQLRNSELQLQHAVASAEASQEKQIMLNSTIKDMEDLIEDLKSKVSKAESLMESAEDKCIILSESNSDLNEELTFVRGRLACLESSLRQAEEMKKATARDINFRSKLITDLILQLALERERLEKQIALLIMENKAQKKPFQQKDKVPSPAPESDGKDTRESMLPKAELSAVTSLNKCKEEKFSSITNVEENVYGDFMSIKSKETDSSTRLDASRDIDARQLSWKYVLAAVLVFLISAVVTFLVQNQSIQL is encoded by the exons ATGAATGCTGACACAGCGAATGGTGCAACTACTTCCACTGAAGGTGTTAACACCAATGAAGTGGAGGTAGAATCAAATACAGTAGACTCTCTAGAAGTTTTGTCATCCAGTGGTGGTAATGTCATGCATGAAGTAGGAAGAATCGGGGAGATTTTAACAAGGCTTGAACTAGACTTGGCGTGTATCTCTGAGAAACTAGTTAATTTGGATTTATTTGTGATGCATGTGGAAACAAGAGAAAGTGACTTTGAGGCTTTTGCCTCTGAGAAGGAGGGCACTTCAAATGACATTGTTGAGAAGGCAATAGAGTTTGATCTCTTATCTGGGGTCCTGGATTCAGAGGTGACAGAGCTAAGCGGTTTATTATCTTCTGTTGCAACGGAGATTGACAATGTGCGGAAGGTCATATCTTCACGTGGCTATGCGGATGAGGCTTTCATTTTGATAGAAGAGAAGTTATACGACAGTGAGAAATCCCTCAAGCAGTTGCAGGACCACCTATTGGAATTGAGGGCGCAATGTACCAACTTCCATGGAATTATGCTCACCTCCCAGGGGGACCGAGATT GGCAAGATGGCGAGGCAGCAGACTATTTTAACAGTGATGCACTTTTAACTCCAAAGACGAAGATAAAAATGCAGACTGTTGAGCAGCAGAGACACATTCTGCGGATGCTGGAGAAGTCTTTGGCCAGAGAGTTAGATCTTGAAAAGAAGCTTACTGAATCTAGACAAGTTGAAGAAGAATTAGAAGTCAGGTTGCAGCAAGAAGCTTTCTGCATGGAGGAAGAAATTGAAGATGCTTCGCAAAGGTTGTTTGAGGGAGAGAATGCTGCTGAAGTTCTTTTAGGAATTTCAAAATCACTACTGGGTCGACTCCAGATGACACATTTTAATCTGAACGGTACTGTTCAGAAAGAAAGCTACTTACAATCTAAACTTCAAGAAATGGAGGAACATTTAAAAGCAAAAGACAACTTACTAGGGAAGTCTGAAAGCACTTCTAAAGAGCTCGGGGACAAGGTTAAATCTCTTGAGAAACGGTTGGAGGACTCTGAGTTCCAGCTGTCCAATACAACATCTGCAAGGAATAGTCAGGAGATAGAATCTAAGATCCTTGAAATGGAGGATATAATCAATACGTTGAAGGAAAAGAATTCTGAAGCAGAGAGAAGAATTGATACAGCAGAAACTGAGTGTAAAATATTGAAAGAAGCAAATGTGGAACTTGACAAAGAGCTGAACTTCCTGAAAAGCAGTAGTAGCATTACTTCTGAGAGGATAATTGTGCTTGAAAAACAGCTGAGGAACTCTGAGCTTCAACTTCAGCACGCAGTTGCATCTGCTGAAGCTAGTCAAGAGAAGCAAATCATGTTGAATTCTACAATCAAAGACATGGAAGATTTGATTGAGGATCTAAAATCAAAGGTTTCTAAAGCAGAAAGTTTGATGGAGAGTGCTGAAGATAAGTGCATTATCTTGTCAGAATCTAACTCAGATCTTAATGAAGAATTAACTTTTGTGAGGGGTAGGTTGGCATGTTTGGAGTCATCGTTACGCCAAGCTGAGGAAATGAAGAAGGCTACTGCCCGAGATATTAACTTCCGCAGTAAATTGATAACAGATCTAATTTTGCAGTTGGCTCTTGAAAGAGAGAGACTTGAAAAACAG ATAGCATTGCTGATAATGGAAAATAAGGCCCAGAAGAAGCCTTTTCAGCAAAAGGATAAAGTTCCTTCGCCAGCTCCCGAAAGTGATGGCAAAGATACCAGGGAATCCATGCTTCCCAAGGCTGAGCTTTCTGCTGTAACTTCTCTGAATAAATGCAAGGAAGAAAAGTTCTCATCAATAACTAATGTG GAAGAGAATGTTTATGGTGACTTTATGTCGATCAAGTCAAAAGAGACTGATTCTTCAACCAGACTTGATGCCTCGCGGGACATAGATGCAAGGCAGCTTAGTTGGAAGTATGTCCTTGCAGCAGTTCTCGTGTTTTTGATATCTGCAGTGGTAACCTTTTTAGTGCAGAACCAGAGTATCCAGCTTTGA
- the LOC138341752 gene encoding uncharacterized protein, with protein sequence MNTWGTKGLRTGAAAARGNQNPPQAPAEGVAMPVNPAGLTDAEVRASLAQMAQAITMQAQAMTAQVNRQDVLRENPPARSIADRLRDFTRMNPPIFTGAKTSEDPQEFIDELHKILVAMGATDIEKAELASYQLKDVAQTWCKMWRDSRVLGGVPVTWELFKTAFLERFFPREMKEAKVEEFINLKQGSMTVREYSLKFVKLSRYATPLVSTSREEMSRFLTGINGDLEEDCRAAMLHDNMDLSRLMMHVQQVEDSRKRRGVRDVRRPRPQDQAGPSHGGHRNNFSVREQPKFKKGQQSAGNSDPQRNTTPRGGRPEPKRGNGGEMQRPRKTCTKCGRMHLGECRQGTNACFGCGKSGHMVIDCP encoded by the exons atgaatacCTGGGGAACTAAGGGTCTGAGGACGGGAGCAGCAGCAGCTAGGGGTAATCagaatccaccccaggctccagctgaaggagtggccatgccagtgaacccagctgggttgactgatgcggaggtgagggcatctctagcccagatggcacaggccatcacgatgcaggcccaagctatgactgcccaagtcaaCCGGCAGGATGTTCTAAGGGAAAACCCACCGGCTCGCAGCATAGCTGACAGACtgcgagacttcacgaggatgaatcctccaattttCACAGGGGCTAAGACTTCAGAAGATCCCCAGGAATTTATAGACGAGTTGCATAAGATACTGGTGGCCATGGGGGccactgatattgagaaggctgagttggcttcctaccagctcaaagatgttgcacagacttggtgcaaaatGTGGCGAGATAGCCGTGTCCTAGGAGGGGTGCCAGTCACCTGGGAGCTGTTCAAGACAGCATTTTTGGAAaggttcttccctagagagatgaaagaggccaaggttgaggagttcatcaacctcaagcaaggATCCATGactgtcagggagtattccctgaagtttgtgaagTTATCAAG gtatgctactccCTTGGTTTCTACCAGCAGGGAGGAGATGAGCAGattcctcacaggaatcaatGGAGACCTGGAGGAAGATTGTCGggctgcgatgctccatgataatatggacctttctagattaatgatgcatgtccagcaggtagaggacagccgaaagaggagaggtgtacgtgatgttaggaggcctaggcctcaagatcaggcaggtcccagtcatggaggccatagaaacaattttagcGTCCGCGAGCAGCCCAAATTCAAGAAGGGGCAACAGAGTGCTGGAAATTCTGACCCTCAGAGAAATACAACGCCTAGAGGAGGCAGACCCGAACCCAAGaggggcaatggaggtgagatgcagcgtcCAAGGAAgacttgtactaagtgtggccGAATGCACCTTGGAGAATGtagacagggcactaatgcctgtttcggttgtggtaagagtggacacatggtcATAGACTGTCCCTAG